From Solea senegalensis isolate Sse05_10M linkage group LG19, IFAPA_SoseM_1, whole genome shotgun sequence, the proteins below share one genomic window:
- the LOC122784783 gene encoding uncharacterized protein LOC122784783, with translation MSESKYREWILDTIDSLRSRKARPDLERICRMVRRRHGSEPERTCAELDKLIQEQTVLKVNYKGSISYRNAAKVQRRSRKKDDVTLTAAARRSAVEEEASHSDLSNGDSALGPAEQDDEDLEADTSMVMDTDSNADEEGADESRDGQEGPSPGGHTHEDAAVHCATVRAVSAPCSPSGTRPGSGSGPGSGSGSGSGSALDSVPFQKASERPSSLPPSSPRALAHNDWTYDCAVCPVERQHPGMQGDKVEAAMKPVIHSVTTSLCTLKNNVKKEDGDKVEDNGLSCDQLVPDCKAAPRLDESRNVSDGRPQTLSLPSDNCTLKKKLDISPFTPPEDGLLNGGKVEEVSVKKEKMSQNLLQWTVADVASYFSAAGFPEQAVAFRAQEIDGKSLLLMQRSDVLTGLSIRLGPALKIYERHVKVLQRTHFLEYEDL, from the exons ATGTCTGAATCCAAGTACCGCGAGTGGATCCTGGACACTATCGACTCGCTGCGGTCACGGAAAGCCCGGCCGGACTTGGAGAGAATTTGCCGAATGGTCCGGAGACGACACGGGTCCGAGCCCGAGCGAACCTGCGCGGAACTGGACAAACTGATTCAGGAGCAGACGGTGTTGAAAGTAAACTACAAGGGCTCAATCTCGTACCGGAACGCCGCCAAGGTTCAGCGGAGGAGCCGAAAAAAGGACGATGTCACGTTAACGGCGGCTGCGAGGAGGAGCGCGGTGGAAGAAGAAGCCAGTCATTCTGACCTGAGCAACGGGGACAGCGCTCTCGGTCCCGCTGAGCAGGACGACGAGGACCTGGAG GCTGACACCTCCATGGTCATGGACACAGACAGTAATGCAGATGAGGAGGGGGCCGATGAAAGTCGCGATGGACAGGAGGGGCCGTCCCCTGGTGGGCACACGCATGAAGATGCTGCTGTGCACTGTGCCACTGTGCGAGCAGTCTCTGCCCCctgctccccctctggcacccGGCCTGGCTCTGGCTCCGGACccggctctggctctggctctggctctggctcggCGCTGGACTCTGTACCTTTCCAGAAGGCCAGTGAGAGGCCCAGCTCCTTGCCTCCCTCCAGCCCCAGGGCCCTCGCACACAATGACTGGACTTATGATTGTGCTGTCTGCCCAGTGGAGCGCCAGCACCCAGGAATGCAGGGAGACAAAG TAGAAGCAGCCATGAAGCCAGTGATCCACTCTGTGACCACCAGCCTCTGCACTTTAAAGAACAACGTGAAGAAAGAGGATGGAGACAAGGTGGAGGACAACGGCCTTTCGTGTGACCAGTTGGTGCCAGACTGCAAGGCTGCACCACGACTG gaTGAGAGCAGGAATGTGTCCGACGGGAGGCCACAAACACTCTCTTTACCATCGGACAACT GTACGTTAAAAAAGAAGTTGGATATTTCGCCCTTTACACCACCTGAAGATGGTCTCCTGAATGGTGGGAAAGTCGAGGAAGT CTCCGTAAAGAAGGAGAAGATGAGTCAGAACCTGTTGCAGTGGACGGTGGCAGACGTAGCCAGTTACTTCTCTGCTGCAGGCTTCCCAGAGCAGGCTGTGGCCTTCAGAGCACAG GAAATCGATGGGAAGTCCCTTCTCCTCATGCAGCGCAGCGACGTCTTGACTGGTTTGTCTATCAGACTCGGCCCCGCCCTCAAAATTTACGAGCGCCACGTAAAGGTGCTGCAGAGGACCCACTTCCTGGAATACGAAGATCTCTGA